The window TTTTTTCCTCCTGTTTCTTCTTCTAGAACCTCTTTTTTCTCTTCTAGAAGATGCCAAGGAGCTGCCGTCTTTTGGATTTTCAGCCTTTTGAAATATTCTTACACCCATGTCTTCTATACGTTCTTTATCTTTATTTATAACACTCCAACCCACTGATGCTATACCTATGTCCAGACCGATACTATATTTCATAAATATCCCCCCATGATATAAAATTATCTATCACCAAAAAAAGGATAAACCTCTAGTCAAGAGACTAGAGGTTTAGAGCCTTACAGGATTAATACTAAAAGTATTTACCTTTATTGTACTAACCTATATTATTTTAGCTATGTTGACGACTTCCCTTTCGTCATATTTATTTTAATACAAAATTTATTCAAAGTCAATTTTTTTATATCTTCACAGAAATATTCTTTTGATATATATAGCTTGTCATGGAATAGCCTTTAAAGATAAACCAATTTAAGTGCTCCTAAAAATAATTTCTAAGCATATTGAACCGATAGTTTTTTCAGTTTTTTATTGTTCTTCAGCAAAAAAACCCCTGTAATCATAAATATTATAACATCACTAACTGGAGCAGCGAACCAAATACCGTTCAGTCCAAAATATTTTGGCAAAATAATAATAAGTGGAATAAACAAACCTAGCTGTTTGAAGATATTCAAAAACAATGATTTATTCGCCTGACCCACAGCCTGAAAGTAATTGGCACCTACAACATAAATGGCGTTAAATACAACCAAGGCCATAAAAATTCTTATCCCACTTTTTCCGATCTCCAATAACTCTTCATTTCCGTTATTAAATAGATTTATAAAAAATTCAGGTTTTATCATAATCAAAGCAGTCAAAACAAGTGAAATAATTACCCCGTATAAAAGAGCCATATTAAGTATCTTTTTTACTCTATCATATTTTTGAGCACCATAGTTATATCCCAATAGCGGCTGTGCCCCCTGGATTATCCCTGAAAGAGTCATCATAAGAAACATAAATACACTGTTTATAGCTCCCATCGCTCCTACTGCCATATCTCCTCCATAGATCAAAAGAGCCCTGTTGGCAAAAACCGCCACCAAACTATTGGCAAGCTGAAGGGTAAATGGAGATATCCCGATCGAGAAGATCTCTTTTATTATTTTAAAATCAGGTTTTAGATATTTTAGTTTTAGTTTTATATTACTTCTGTCGCTGTATATAAAATGGTATAAGACCATTATCGATCCCACTATATTTGCAATGGCAGTTGCCATGGCAGCTCCCTTTATCCCGTAGTCAAGGACAAATATAAATATAAAATCTAAAAACACATTAGTCAAAGCCCCTACAATCATTATTATCATCGAGAACTTTGGATTCCCTTCTGACCTCAGAAGATTATTTACACCCATGGCTATAAAATCAAATAAAACCAAAAAGTTTATGATATAAAGATAGTCTTTTGCGTATATAATGGTATTTTCAGTGGCTCCAAATATTATCATAAGTCGGTCCATAAGCAGATAACCCAAAGTCATGAGAATAATACTAAATACCCCGTATAGCGTAAACACGTTTCCCAGTACACGATCGGCTTCCTCTTTTCTTCCCTGCCCAAGCCTTAGAGAGACTATGCTGCCTCCTCCGTGGCCTACTAGCATTCCCACAGCTATATAAATGGTAAATATAGGAAAGGTAATACTGATCCCCGCCATGGCATAGGGTCCCAGACACTTCCCGATAAACATCCTGTCCACTACATTGTATAATGCAAAAACAAGACTTGAAATTATTGCCGTCAAAGAAAATTCCACGAGAAGTTTGCTTATCTTTTCTTCACCTAATCTTTTTATTTTTTCCAATCTGAACTCCCTCCGCTTTCTAAATATTCCGAAATATTTGATTTCATGCAGTCTACTACTTTTAAAAATATTTTTATCTCCTCCTGAGAGATCCCATGAGTCAATACCTGCTTCTCTAAATTAATCAGTTTCTTAATCTTTTTAAAAATAAGATCTGCCTTATGAGTAGTGTAAAGTTTTTTCGATCTCCTATCATTTTCATCTTCCTCTTTTATGATGTATCCATTTTCCACAAGTTTTTTTACAGTCTTGGCAATGGTTGTCTTGTCCACACCCATCTTTTGAGCCAGAGCATCCTGGTTTATTCCTTTGTTTTCACTTACTTCTATAACAATTGCAAACTGACCATTCCCTAGCTGGTACTCGTTGAGATGAAAATCCAAAAATTTTCTTATCTCTATATTTAAAAATTTTACAGTTCTTCCCAAAGGTTCTTTCATAATCTTGTCCTCCTTTTTTTGTTGGCTACACAACTAATTTCTATTTTAAAAGTTTATCATATTTTAGATGGGTAGTCAACTAATTTTCAGTTTTTTTAAAGCTTGTTTTTTTGGTACAAAGTTGATAGAATTGTAGGACGCTTCAAAGAGCCGAAAGGGGAAGGCTTTTTTAAGCAAGTTCAGATTCATTATAAAGGGGGAAATTATGTCTGAAAAATTAGATACTCACGGAACAGCAGAAATATGTGATATCCATAGAGAAAATATCCAGGTGTTCCAGCCTATGTCTTTCAAATCTTACGGGGGAAAAACACGTTGCAGCGGTGAGATTGTGACAGTCTCATTATATGAAGACAATTCTACTCTGAAAACACTGCTTCAGACTCCAGGAAATAATCGTATTGCAGTGGCGAAGGTCTCAGGGGACTTTTGTGCAGTAGTTGGAGATAATCTTTGTAAATTTGCCATAGACAATGGATGGGGTGGAATAATTATAGATGGTTTTGTGAGAGATACCAATATGCTAAAAACTATGCCAATGACAGTACTGGCAATGGGAACTTATCCTCTCAGAAGCAGCAAAAAATCCCAAGGGAAAATAGGAGATACACTTGAGATCGCCGGAGTCAAAGTTGATCATGGGTCCTATCTTTACCTAGATGAAGACGGTATCCTAGTTACCAAAGAAAAATTTTCTGATATTAATTTTGTAAAATAGATTATATATTTGTTAAATTAAAAAATCAGTCTCTGCCGAAAATAGATT is drawn from Ilyobacter polytropus DSM 2926 and contains these coding sequences:
- a CDS encoding MATE family efflux transporter, which codes for MEKIKRLGEEKISKLLVEFSLTAIISSLVFALYNVVDRMFIGKCLGPYAMAGISITFPIFTIYIAVGMLVGHGGGSIVSLRLGQGRKEEADRVLGNVFTLYGVFSIILMTLGYLLMDRLMIIFGATENTIIYAKDYLYIINFLVLFDFIAMGVNNLLRSEGNPKFSMIIMIVGALTNVFLDFIFIFVLDYGIKGAAMATAIANIVGSIMVLYHFIYSDRSNIKLKLKYLKPDFKIIKEIFSIGISPFTLQLANSLVAVFANRALLIYGGDMAVGAMGAINSVFMFLMMTLSGIIQGAQPLLGYNYGAQKYDRVKKILNMALLYGVIISLVLTALIMIKPEFFINLFNNGNEELLEIGKSGIRIFMALVVFNAIYVVGANYFQAVGQANKSLFLNIFKQLGLFIPLIIILPKYFGLNGIWFAAPVSDVIIFMITGVFLLKNNKKLKKLSVQYA
- a CDS encoding MarR family winged helix-turn-helix transcriptional regulator, with the protein product MKEPLGRTVKFLNIEIRKFLDFHLNEYQLGNGQFAIVIEVSENKGINQDALAQKMGVDKTTIAKTVKKLVENGYIIKEEDENDRRSKKLYTTHKADLIFKKIKKLINLEKQVLTHGISQEEIKIFLKVVDCMKSNISEYLESGGSSDWKK
- the rraA gene encoding ribonuclease E activity regulator RraA: MSEKLDTHGTAEICDIHRENIQVFQPMSFKSYGGKTRCSGEIVTVSLYEDNSTLKTLLQTPGNNRIAVAKVSGDFCAVVGDNLCKFAIDNGWGGIIIDGFVRDTNMLKTMPMTVLAMGTYPLRSSKKSQGKIGDTLEIAGVKVDHGSYLYLDEDGILVTKEKFSDINFVK